Sequence from the Maribellus comscasis genome:
CCCGCATCAGGAATATGGTTTCTTTTGAAATATGGAAGGACTTAAAAAACGGGAAGGAAAATGATGATTCGAAACATATCGGAATTCAGCCCCGGCCGGTAGAGTTGTTTATGAATAACAGGTTTTGGGGATTGTATATTTTCTCCGATAATTTAAATCAGGCATTTTTATCTGCCGGAAACGAGGCTGTTTTATACAAAGCGTATGATTGGGCAGACGGTGCTACGCGGTTCGAAACATACGATTCAAAAGTTTCGAGTAATCGATTCTGGAATGGGTGGGAGCAAAAGATACCCTATTATAAGGAAAAAATTAACTGGGAACCTTTGAATAAACTATACGAGGTAGCGGTCAATTCCAGCGACGAAAGTTTTAAAGATGATATTTTAGAACTTATTGACATTGATAATTTTATCGATTATTACTTGTTTTTGAATTTAACATCTGCAATCGATAACACCGGGAAAAACGTTTTCCTCTACAAAGAAAATAAACAAGCCCCTTTTACAATTATCCCGTGGGATTTGGATGGCAGTTGGGGGCTGGTTTACGACGGGACACGAATGGGATACAATTCAGTGTTGTCGAATCGTTTGTTCCAAAGATTATTTGAGACAAATCCCGGCAATTTTATTTCAAAATTGAAAAACAGGTGGTTTTATCTGCGGCAGAACAGCTTCAACGAAGTAAATTTGAACGCTGCTTTTGATTCATCCTTTTATAAGCTGATTTCCTCAGATATTATTCAGATGGAAAATAAAATATGGAATCAGAATCTGAACATGCAGGAAGAACAGGAATACATTCAAAACTGGACAAAAAACCGCCTGGATTATCTGGATGGGTATTTTGAGGGTTTGTAACAATTACCAGGTGTGATCAGAAATATTTTTCAATTCCACCAAACCCGATTTGTTTGTTCTCCTTTGTTTTTTTGATAAAATTATTGAGCCTTTTTTCAAATTCTTCCGGGCGTATTCGCGCGATATCAATATAGGCAATCCGAATTCTTTTGTATGCATCAGAATACCTGCTGTAGTTTTCCCATACGGTCTTGTCGGATTTTAAGCGCTCTAAAATATCATCGGGAAAAATAAATTCTTCCTGCTGAATTTTTCTGGCGGTTTCCGTTACCAAAGGATGTAACATATTGTTTTCCAGCAGCCACTTTATTCTCTCCTTATTTTGTTGCGAAAAACTGCTTTTGGGATTTCGGGGAGTGAACCGCTGCATGCTGCTGTTTTTGTCATACGTTTTTATGGTGCTGTCAATCCAGCCGAAACAAAGTGCTTCCTCAACGGCGTCGTTATATACGATTCTTGGCTTTCCGGAATCTTTATGCGGATATATCAACCATATGGATTTCTCTTTGTCGAAATTATTTTCCAGCCACCTCCTCCAGTCTTTTCGGGTTGAAACATAGAGTGTTTTTAGTTTTTTTGCGTTTGATGATGATGCCATAAAGTTTTGTTTTTGTTATACAAGTAGCTGCTTTCCTCCAAAATATTCTTTCAGAAATCGTATAAAATTCCCGTGCATTATATTTTCGATGTCGACAGATTTGTATCCCCTGTTTTTTAAAAGGCCAGGCAGTTTTTGAATGTCGGCAATAGTATCCAAATCCCAGGGGCACTGCTCAGTTCCATAAGCGCCGTCCAAATCGCTGCCTACGCCCGCATGCAACGAGTCGCCTGCCAGCTGGCAAATGTGGTCAATGTTGTCGGCCATAATTTCCAGGGTTACATTTCGTGCTTTGGGTGTCGATTCCCCGCGAATCCAGTTGGGAACCATCATCCAGGCATCCAGCGCAATGCCGATTACTGCTTTGTGCCGGATCAATTCCAGAATCATTTCATCAGAAAACTGGCGGTTATGCTCAACAAATTTCCGGCAATTATTGTGGCTCGCCCAAACCGGCCCGTTGTATATTTCCAAAGCATGCCAAAATGCGTCATCATTCAGGTGAGTGGCATCCAGGATCATATTTAATTTTTCCATGGTTTGGAGTAGTTCCATTCCTTTTTTATTTAAGCGCCCGGAAGAATCTGTTCCGTTGGCATAAATGCCCGGGCCGTAATGCGCCGGGCCAATGGCGCGCAATCCATAATTGTATGCCCGAACCAGGTGCTCCATTGAAATAATTGAATCCGCTCCTTCCAGACTCAGAACGTAACAAACGGGTGTTTTCTCATTTGGGTTTTCCCAGAGTTTCAAACTCTCTTCCAGCGATTTTGCATCGGTGATTTGTTTCATTTCCCCGGCTTCTTCCATGGTGCGGTACCACTCTAACTGTCCTTGTGTCTGCGCCCAGGCCTGTTCCTGTGAATACCATCCGGGTATCGGACTTCCGGGTTTTACCACCCGGCTGATTTGTGTGGCAACTACCAGACCAATTTTCCCTTTCCGCAAAGCTGGAAACGAAACTGTATTTCTTCCGCGATCGGGTTTGTCTGTCATTCCTTTTTCGCTTTCACGGATTTGCTGCACCGTCCAGCGCTGATCGCGGTTCCATTCCATCGCGTTCATCGAAATATCCAGGTGTGCATCAAAACATAGTATTTTATTTTCGCTTGAATTGCTCATGATTTTAAAAATTAAAAGTTCTTTTTCGGGCAATAACGTCCCATGTTTTCACTGCCTTCCGGTTTTCAACTACATAAACCTGTTCGTGCAATGCAATGGTGGGGCAAATATGGATGGGGATGGCATAAATAAAATCACCGGGATTTAGCTTTTCAGTATTTGGAGTTGAAAGAACCAGATGTTCTTCACTTTGGTTTTCGACACCGTTCACCAGAAGATCCATAAATTCCAATCGCGGATGCGGCATTTCCGATGCCATGGCTTTGTGCCCCAGGTCAAAACAAACCTTTCCGTAAGGTTTACTGATTACGCGGCCGGCAAGAACAGCTGCGTTTAAAAAATCAAGATCGGGTATGTTCTTTTTATAGCCAGCGTCCCACAAAATTGGTGTTCCCGGGCAAAGTGTCCGGTTTTTATATTTCGCATGAATGGGAAAAGTAAATGTTCCACCACAGGCGAGTTCACCCATTTCAATTCCTGTATTTTTTAGTTTTTGAATCAGTTCGTCTACTGACTTAAAATCATTTTCACATTTTGTCTCTCGCGTTTTTAAATCCGAAACATGAATGTGCCCGTCGTAAATATGTAATCCGGTTAATTCTAACCAAGGCTTTTTTGAGATTGTTTGTGCAAGCTGAAAGGCGGGCTCCGGTTCAATTCCGGTGCGATGCATGCCATTATCGATATCGATAAAAACATTTACCTTCTGTTGTTGTTTTTTTGCTTCTTCCGTTAAATCGGCAGCTGTTTGTTTATGATCAACAAGTACAGAAAATTTTACCTGGGGAAATTTAGTTACAATACTGAAATACTTTTTGATATCGGGCCCAAGAAGAGGGTAAGCCAGTAAAATATCTGTTCCGCCGTTGGCGGCAGTCATTTCCATTTCGGTGAGTGTGGCACATTTAAATTTGGTGATCTTCTGCTGCACCTGAAGCTGGACGACCTCGGCCATCTTATGTGTTTTTACATGAGGCCGTAGGCGCGAAACATCGCCGGCAATTTTTATCATCCGGCGAATGTTTTCATCTATCCGATCCGGGTAAATCAAAACTGACGGGGTAAATACGTCAGCTTCGTTTTTTATTTTGTACCACATTGTTTTAAATTACTATTTTTTTGTTGCAAATTGAACTCTCCCTCATTCCCTCTCTTTTCAAAGAGAGGGACGATTATGACAAAGTCGTAATCAGGGTGAGTTATCCCATGTAAAATCTTTAATTCTCCTCAGCACACCATACAGATCGTTATTGATCTCTTCATTCTTGAATCGCAAAATACTCATTCCCGCTCCGTTTAGTATTTCTTCCCGAATTGTATTTCTCTCTTTCTGAAAATCATGAATTTTCCCATCTACTTCAATAATTAGCTTCTTTTCCGCACAATAAAAATCCGGGATAAAATATTTAGGGACATTGTTTATCCTGTCATAAATGATCGGGTGTTGTCTCAAAAATTTTAATCCAAGAAATTTTCTCCCTCTCAATTTTTGCCAAAGAATCTTTTCTTCTTCAGTCATTTCTCTGCGCAATTTTCTGGCTCTGCTTTTTGGTGTGTTATTAATACTCATATTTTATTTTGAACTCTCCCTCACTCCCTCTCTTTTCAAAGAGAGGGACGATCCCGAGTGCTCGGGATCAGGGTGAGTTTTCCCATATAAATTTTTTAATTTTCCTCAGCACACCGTACAAGTCGCTATTGATCTCTTCATTCTTGAATCGCAAAATATGCTGCAATCCTGCTCCGTTTAGTATTTCTTCTCGAATTGTATCTCTCTTTTTCTGAAAATCATAAATTCTTCCATCTACTTCAATAATTAACTTTTTTTCTGCACAATAGAAATCCGGGATAAAATATTTAGGGACATTGTTTTTCCTGTCATAAATGATCGGATGTTGTCTTAAAAACTTTAATCCAAAAAATTTTCTTCTCCTTAATTTTTGCCAAAGAATCTTTTCTTCTTCAGTCATTTCTCTGCGAAGCTTTCTTGCTCTTTCTTTAGGTGTGTAATGATTACTCATATTCTATTTGAACTCTTCCTCACTCTCTTCGAAGTCGTAATCAGGTTGAGTTACCATCAAAATGCTCTCAAGTTGTTCTTAATCTTCTTTCAATTCAAAAATACACTCCACTTCTACAGCAATATTTCCGGGCAATGACATTCCAACAGCACTGCGTGCACCTTTCCCGTTTTCCTCGCCAAAAACATCAACCATCAACTGGCTAAACCCATTAATTGTCTGCGGATGTTGTTCAAATTCTGGGTAGCAGTTTACCATTCCCAAAGTTTTTATCAGGCGTTTTATTTTTCCCAGATCACCGATTTGTGCTTTGATGGTGGCCAGCATGGTAAGCCCCACCTGCCGTGCAGCCAACTGTCCTTCTTCCAAAGTAAGGTCTTTTCCTACTTTCCCTTTGATTAATGTTCCGTCGCTTTGTAAAGGCCCCTGGCCAGAAATGTACAACTGATTGCCGGCAATTACTACCGGATGATAAATTCCACCGAGTGGCGGAGCCGGTGGCAATTCGAGTCCCAATGTTTTGATTTTTTCTTCGATTGTGTTCATTATACAAAATTATTTATTACCAAAATTACAAGCAATCCAACAATTGAAATGGTGGTTTCCATGACGGTCCAGGTTAAAAAGGTTTCTTTTACAGAAATGTTGAAATATTCTTTAAACAACCAAAATCCACCATCGTTTACATGCGAAAGCATCAGGCTTCCCGAGCCGATTGCCAGTACCATCAGTTCAGGAGAAACGCCGGGATTGGAAACCAGTGGCAAAACAATTCCGGCTGCTGTCATTCCTGCAACTGTTGCAGATCCCACCGAAACCCGGATGACTGCGGCTATCAACCAGGCTAAAATTAAGGGCGACATTCCCGATTGGCTTAACAGTTCGCCCAGGTAATCACTGATTCCGCTTGCTACCAGTACTTCTTTTAATCCGCCTGCACCTGCCAGAATCAGCAAAATCATGGCAATGCTCGAAATGGCCTGAACCATATCATCCATCACCGTTTTCATTTTTTTGCCTCTTCGTATTGCCAGTGCATAAATCGCAAACAAAACCGAGAGCAACATAGCAATTACAGGATCGCCAATGCCCATTACAAACGGATAAATTGCTGTATCCGGATTTATGAAAGGTGCAGCAAGGGATGAAAGTCCGATTAAGATAACCGGCATCAATGCTGTTATTATACTTGTAAACGTTGACGGTAATTTGCTTTCTTCCAAAATAGTCTGCCCGGTAAATTCTTTAAGCGGAGTTGCTTTTATATTTTTAAAGCGAGGTGAAAGAACGGGCCCGGCAACAATAATCGCGGGTATTGCAACTAATAAACCATACAACATGGTCTTTCCCATATCGGCTTCAAACATCCCGGCGATAGCGGTAGGAGCAGGGTGTGGCGGCAAATAACCATGGGTAACCGATAAAGAGGCCAGCATGGGTAAGCCAACAAAAATCAAAGGCAATCCGGTTGAAGCAGCCACCGTAAAAACAATGGGTACAAGAATAACAAAGCCAACGGAGTAAAACATGGGAATTCCAACTATAAATCCTGTTAACATCAATGCCCAGTGAATTTTTTTCAGGCCAAAGGTGGCAACCAGCGTTTGGGTTATTTTTTGTGCAGCTCCGCTGTCGGCAACCAGTTTCCCCAGCATAGAACCAAAGCCAAGGATCAAAACAAGCAAACCCAAAGTGTCACCCATCCCTTTTTTGATTGCTTCAACTGTCGTTTCAAGCGGAAGACCCATCATCAAACCAACATAAATGCAAACCAGTGTGAATGAAATAAACGCATTGATTCGGGCAACGGTAATAAGAATAAGAAGAAATACTACTCCGGTGAAAACGATAACTAAAGGCATCATAACAGACCAAATAACAGGGAAAATGAAATAGTTCCCTTGTTGTGTTTTTCAAAGATAACACGCTAATTTTATTTTTCTGAAAATATTAGTCCTTAACTTTGTTAAATATTGTCGCATTAAGGGAAAGAGAATAATCGAACTGGAGAAATCCGGCAGTTTGAAAGAATTAAATTATTTATACTTTTGAAAAACAAAAAGTCAAACCAAATTTAAAATCCGGAGCCCATGTATTTTTTAAGAATAATAATTCTGCTGGTAATAATTCTACTTATAGGCTTTATTATATGGGGAATAAAAAGTAAAAAAAATAATCGTTTTTAGTTGAAGTAGAATTTTGTTCTGCATATTGTTTCCATACAATATTTTTTTGCCCGGTAAGTTCCCGATTTTGGGAGAGTTACATAAAAAAATAACTCCCCATCAACATGGGGAGTTACAAGTTGGTTAGTAAAAATATTTTTTTACTTAACTAACTAAACCTTAATTCTGACTTCACTTGTCAAGATAGGTTTAATCATATGTTCTTTATTTTTTTTAAATTATTTCGTCGGCAAATACTTATTTAAGTTGTATTTTAAATCTTTTGTACACCTTGTTGAATAGAGAAGCCGTCCTAAAACATGTTTCATGACGGCTTCATAAAGTTTAAGTTAGTTATTAATAAAATAACTATCATAATAGATTTCTTTTATTGATATTGGTTTAATCAGGTATCCATATTTTTTTCTTGTTCTATGATTTTACCGACTATCGTTACTTTATAAAGCAACAAATTAAAGTTGTAATTTGAAAAAAGGGTGGCTAAATTTTACCGATACACCATCTTGTCTTATAGCTACTTCACCTGGTTATCGGTTAATATTTGGTATTTTTTTGCTTTAACCCAGTATCATCCCAATAATTGTTGCACTCATTAAAGAAGCCAGTGTTCCGGCCAGCAGTGCAGGAATCCCATATTTTGAAAGCAGTACGCGCCGGCCAGGAGCCAAGGCACCAATTCCGCCGATTTGAATTCCAATGGAAGAAAAATTTGCAAAACCACACAAGATGTACGTGGCCATTATTACCGACTTGGTTTCGGTAAATACGCCGGTAGCTTTTAAATCGGCTAAACTGATGTAGCCAATAAACTCGGTAAGAATCAGTTTTTCACCGAGAAGACGGCCAACAGTGATTATGTCTTCGGGGCAAACACCAATCAGCCACATAAGCGGGGCAAAAGTATACCCAAGAATAAATTGTAGCGAAAGACCATCATAACGGCCATTTGTTCCACGCGCGATAACCTCGTTTAAAGATGTCCATTCACCAACTTTGCCTACAATAAAATTAAACATCGCAATAAAGGCAATAAAAGCCAGCAACATTGCAGCAACATTAACAGCCAGTTTTACACCTTCACTGGTCCCGTTTGTAATCGCATCCAACACATTACTGCCAATTTTATCCCGGCTTACCTCAATTTCTTTGTTTATTGCATCGGTAGGAGGAACAAGCATTTTTGAAAAGATAATAGCTGCCGGCGCCGCCATAACTGAGGCCGTTAAGAGGTGTTTGGCAAACTCAAGTCGTAACATCGGGTCGTCTCCGCCAAGCAGCGCGATGTATGCAGCCAAAACCCCACCCGCTAAAGTAGCCATTCCACCGGTCATCACGAGCAAAATTTCTGATTTGTTCATTTTTTCAAGATAGGCTTTGATCATCAGTGGCGACTCTGTTTGGCCGAGAAAAATATTGCCGGCAACTGAAAGCGCCTCAGCGCCTGAAATTTTGAGGGCTTTTGTAAACACCCATGCCAACCCGTAAACTACTTTCTGAATAATTCCCCAATAAAACAGAAGGCTGGTCAGCGCAGAAAAGAAAATAATGGTAGGCAATACCTGAAATAAAAATATATATCCATACGTGTCGGCATCCATTAAATCGCCCAATAAAAAAGTACTTCCTTCTTTTGTGAAATCAAGAATTTTGACAAATATTTTTCCCAGAAATTCAAAAATTATCCGAATAAAAGGAACGTATAAAACTCCGATTGCCAGCAAGACCTGAATCAGTAAACCGATAAAGACGGTACGCCATGGAATATTCCGACGACTGGTGCTGAACAACCAACCTAAAAATATAAGTACTGTCATTCCGAGCAGTCCTCTGAAAATAGTAGTTATTGAAAAAGGTTTTTCTCGTTCTTTTGAAAGTAAAAGAACCGAAGTGTCGGTTTTATCTTGCTGGGGAGAAACCTGTTCTGTTTGATTGTCTTCTGAATTGGCGTTTTGTGCAAAAGTGGGCTGAACAAATAAAAAGCCGGCAAGAATTACCAGCAATGCTATAAGGTGTTTCATTTATTGTAACATTATTTTTTTCTTTTCTTTAACTCATCCCGAATAACAGAGGCTTTTTCATAATCTTCATTTTTTACCGCTTCGTTGAGCATCTCATTCAATTCGTTTAACGAATATTGGGCATAGGTTGACGACTCTGATTCTTCCTGCTCATCTTCATCGGCATAGCTTCTTACGGGCGAATTTTCATCATCGATTTCAAGAACAATTCCCGCTTTTTTCAAAATATCTTCCGATGAGTAGATTGGGCATCTGAAACGAAGGGCAAGCGCTACCGCATCAGACGTTCTGGAGTCAATTTTTATCTCTTTCCCATCCATTTCGCATAACAACTCTGAATAAAAAATGCCTTCTTCCAGTTTATAAATGGTTACTTCCAGCAATGCAATGTTAAAAGCCAGTGCCATATTTTTTATCAGATCGTGTGTTAGCGGACGTGGAGGTTTTAATCCTTCCAATTGAATTGCAATTGCCTGGGCTTCAACCGGGCCGATAATGATTGGAATTCTTCTTTCTCCATTTTCTTCCGCCAGAACCAATGCGTAAGCTCCTGATTGTGTTTGACTTACTGAAAGCCCCAGAATGTTCAAACGAATTTTTTGCATATTAGTATAATAGGCTTTTTTTACCGTGAAAGCAAATATAACAATCATTTTTGTTTATTGTCAAATTACACAATTGGAAATGTGGTCTGCATAAAACTAAGTTATTGATTTTCTATTTGTTTTGTTCAACTTGTTTTTTCCCTGTTGGATAACATGTGATATAAAAACTAAATCAGGTATTTTCCAATAGAATTGCCGGCTTTTGTATTAAAGTTTTACTCCGGATGTAGTTTTTAAAACTTTGTTTCGACTAATTATCCGGAGTTCATGGGAAAATGAAAGAACAAAAACCAAATAAAAAGACTTTTAGTGAGCTGATTGAAAAGAATCAGGGACTTATTCATAAAATTACATTGGTATATGTCGATAACCCAGCCGACCGGGAGGATTTGTTTCAGGAAATTTGTTTGCAACTCTGGAAGTCATACCCAAACTTTAGGGGGAAATCGAAGTTTAGTACCTGGATGTACCGTGTAGCTTTAAACACAGCGATTAGTAATATCCGGAAAATGAAAAGCAGCATTGCTTTTGAATCTATTAAAGAATATAAACAAATTCCGGCTGATTTTGCAGAAGACAATGAAGATGTTCTTCAATTGTATCGGGCAATCGGGCAATTGAACCGGATTGACAAAGCCATCATTTTACTCTGGCTGGAAGAAAAAAGCTACGATGAAATTGCATCGATTACCGGGCTTACAAAATCGAATGTAAGTGTGAAACTGATGCGAATTAAGAAAAAACTGGAAGAAATAGTAAATCAAACGGTAAAGC
This genomic interval carries:
- a CDS encoding NupC/NupG family nucleoside CNT transporter, encoding MKHLIALLVILAGFLFVQPTFAQNANSEDNQTEQVSPQQDKTDTSVLLLSKEREKPFSITTIFRGLLGMTVLIFLGWLFSTSRRNIPWRTVFIGLLIQVLLAIGVLYVPFIRIIFEFLGKIFVKILDFTKEGSTFLLGDLMDADTYGYIFLFQVLPTIIFFSALTSLLFYWGIIQKVVYGLAWVFTKALKISGAEALSVAGNIFLGQTESPLMIKAYLEKMNKSEILLVMTGGMATLAGGVLAAYIALLGGDDPMLRLEFAKHLLTASVMAAPAAIIFSKMLVPPTDAINKEIEVSRDKIGSNVLDAITNGTSEGVKLAVNVAAMLLAFIAFIAMFNFIVGKVGEWTSLNEVIARGTNGRYDGLSLQFILGYTFAPLMWLIGVCPEDIITVGRLLGEKLILTEFIGYISLADLKATGVFTETKSVIMATYILCGFANFSSIGIQIGGIGALAPGRRVLLSKYGIPALLAGTLASLMSATIIGMILG
- a CDS encoding RidA family protein → MNTIEEKIKTLGLELPPAPPLGGIYHPVVIAGNQLYISGQGPLQSDGTLIKGKVGKDLTLEEGQLAARQVGLTMLATIKAQIGDLGKIKRLIKTLGMVNCYPEFEQHPQTINGFSQLMVDVFGEENGKGARSAVGMSLPGNIAVEVECIFELKED
- a CDS encoding bifunctional nuclease family protein; this encodes MIVIFAFTVKKAYYTNMQKIRLNILGLSVSQTQSGAYALVLAEENGERRIPIIIGPVEAQAIAIQLEGLKPPRPLTHDLIKNMALAFNIALLEVTIYKLEEGIFYSELLCEMDGKEIKIDSRTSDAVALALRFRCPIYSSEDILKKAGIVLEIDDENSPVRSYADEDEQEESESSTYAQYSLNELNEMLNEAVKNEDYEKASVIRDELKKRKK
- a CDS encoding gluconate:H+ symporter, which produces MMPLVIVFTGVVFLLILITVARINAFISFTLVCIYVGLMMGLPLETTVEAIKKGMGDTLGLLVLILGFGSMLGKLVADSGAAQKITQTLVATFGLKKIHWALMLTGFIVGIPMFYSVGFVILVPIVFTVAASTGLPLIFVGLPMLASLSVTHGYLPPHPAPTAIAGMFEADMGKTMLYGLLVAIPAIIVAGPVLSPRFKNIKATPLKEFTGQTILEESKLPSTFTSIITALMPVILIGLSSLAAPFINPDTAIYPFVMGIGDPVIAMLLSVLFAIYALAIRRGKKMKTVMDDMVQAISSIAMILLILAGAGGLKEVLVASGISDYLGELLSQSGMSPLILAWLIAAVIRVSVGSATVAGMTAAGIVLPLVSNPGVSPELMVLAIGSGSLMLSHVNDGGFWLFKEYFNISVKETFLTWTVMETTISIVGLLVILVINNFV
- a CDS encoding endonuclease domain-containing protein, which gives rise to MSNHYTPKERARKLRREMTEEEKILWQKLRRRKFFGLKFLRQHPIIYDRKNNVPKYFIPDFYCAEKKLIIEVDGRIYDFQKKRDTIREEILNGAGLQHILRFKNEEINSDLYGVLRKIKKFIWENSP
- a CDS encoding D-TA family PLP-dependent enzyme, with amino-acid sequence MWYKIKNEADVFTPSVLIYPDRIDENIRRMIKIAGDVSRLRPHVKTHKMAEVVQLQVQQKITKFKCATLTEMEMTAANGGTDILLAYPLLGPDIKKYFSIVTKFPQVKFSVLVDHKQTAADLTEEAKKQQQKVNVFIDIDNGMHRTGIEPEPAFQLAQTISKKPWLELTGLHIYDGHIHVSDLKTRETKCENDFKSVDELIQKLKNTGIEMGELACGGTFTFPIHAKYKNRTLCPGTPILWDAGYKKNIPDLDFLNAAVLAGRVISKPYGKVCFDLGHKAMASEMPHPRLEFMDLLVNGVENQSEEHLVLSTPNTEKLNPGDFIYAIPIHICPTIALHEQVYVVENRKAVKTWDVIARKRTFNF
- a CDS encoding CotH kinase family protein translates to MPTSDLQIAPLLKLDGKSCYADTELNLIRYSISNDSVSGFSPFVEFQEKSELYFNGLKLQNNKVNQMGDIETGATNIVVIKNGNKSREFEFVFTTSPIVQVIYDSEIYDEPKTLVRIHTSDPEETTDFFSFAGIEHRGTFSRGFDKKSMGFTLWENMNSTSEYLTSLLNFSRNNDWILNGAIVDPSRIRNMVSFEIWKDLKNGKENDDSKHIGIQPRPVELFMNNRFWGLYIFSDNLNQAFLSAGNEAVLYKAYDWADGATRFETYDSKVSSNRFWNGWEQKIPYYKEKINWEPLNKLYEVAVNSSDESFKDDILELIDIDNFIDYYLFLNLTSAIDNTGKNVFLYKENKQAPFTIIPWDLDGSWGLVYDGTRMGYNSVLSNRLFQRLFETNPGNFISKLKNRWFYLRQNSFNEVNLNAAFDSSFYKLISSDIIQMENKIWNQNLNMQEEQEYIQNWTKNRLDYLDGYFEGL
- a CDS encoding dipeptidase, with translation MSNSSENKILCFDAHLDISMNAMEWNRDQRWTVQQIRESEKGMTDKPDRGRNTVSFPALRKGKIGLVVATQISRVVKPGSPIPGWYSQEQAWAQTQGQLEWYRTMEEAGEMKQITDAKSLEESLKLWENPNEKTPVCYVLSLEGADSIISMEHLVRAYNYGLRAIGPAHYGPGIYANGTDSSGRLNKKGMELLQTMEKLNMILDATHLNDDAFWHALEIYNGPVWASHNNCRKFVEHNRQFSDEMILELIRHKAVIGIALDAWMMVPNWIRGESTPKARNVTLEIMADNIDHICQLAGDSLHAGVGSDLDGAYGTEQCPWDLDTIADIQKLPGLLKNRGYKSVDIENIMHGNFIRFLKEYFGGKQLLV
- a CDS encoding endonuclease domain-containing protein, producing MSINNTPKSRARKLRREMTEEEKILWQKLRGRKFLGLKFLRQHPIIYDRINNVPKYFIPDFYCAEKKLIIEVDGKIHDFQKERNTIREEILNGAGMSILRFKNEEINNDLYGVLRRIKDFTWDNSP
- a CDS encoding RNA polymerase sigma factor, coding for MKEQKPNKKTFSELIEKNQGLIHKITLVYVDNPADREDLFQEICLQLWKSYPNFRGKSKFSTWMYRVALNTAISNIRKMKSSIAFESIKEYKQIPADFAEDNEDVLQLYRAIGQLNRIDKAIILLWLEEKSYDEIASITGLTKSNVSVKLMRIKKKLEEIVNQTVKQES
- a CDS encoding YdeI/OmpD-associated family protein, yielding MASSSNAKKLKTLYVSTRKDWRRWLENNFDKEKSIWLIYPHKDSGKPRIVYNDAVEEALCFGWIDSTIKTYDKNSSMQRFTPRNPKSSFSQQNKERIKWLLENNMLHPLVTETARKIQQEEFIFPDDILERLKSDKTVWENYSRYSDAYKRIRIAYIDIARIRPEEFEKRLNNFIKKTKENKQIGFGGIEKYF